The proteins below are encoded in one region of Purpureocillium takamizusanense chromosome 11, complete sequence:
- the RSR1 gene encoding Ras- protein rsr1 (COG:S~EggNog:ENOG503P0TN): MAPRYHVSASRELHVVVLGAGGVGKSCLTAQFVHNEWIESYDPTIEDSYRTQVQVDGRQVVLEILDTAGTEQFVAMRDLYMKTGQGFLLVFSITSPSSLTELAGLREEIIRIKDDENVPMVIVGNKADLEEGRVVPRAKGFSISQKWGAPYYESSARTRTNVDEVFIDLCRQMLRKDDDYNIGPEADDGGFKFDAFRGSGKKRRRMRIRDHHHQKCVIL; encoded by the exons atggcgccgcgaTACCACGTATCAGCGAG CCGCGAGCTCCATGTCGTGGTCCTCGGAGCAG gcggcgttggcaagAGCTGTCTCACAG CCCAATTCGTCCACAACGAGTGGATTGAAAGCTATGATCCCACCATTGAGGATTCGTACCGCACCCAGGTCCAAGTCGAT GGGCGCCAGGTCGTGCTGGAGAT CCTCGACACGGCGGGTACGGAGCAATTTG TGGCCATGAGAGACCTTTACATGAAGACCGGCCAaggcttcctcctcgtcttcagcATCACGTCCCCCTCATCTCTGACGGAACTTGCCGGCCTACGGGAGGAAATCATTCGCATCAAGGATGACGAAAACGTCCCCATGGTCATCGTCGGCAACAAAGCGGACCTCGAAGAGGGGCGGGTCGTCCCTAGGGCCAAAGGCTTCTCCATATCTCAGAAGTGGGGAGCACCCTACTACGAGTCCAGCGCGAGGACACGAA CCAATGTGGATGAGGTTTTCATTGACCTGTGTCGCCAAATGCTtcgcaaggacgacgactacaACATCGGGCCCGAGGCTGATGACGGGGGCTTCAAGTTTGATGCCTTTCGCGGATCGGGcaagaagcggcggcgcatgcgaatccgcgaccacca